The DNA window GCGCGTTGGTGACCGCGTAGCCGGAAACCTCCTGGACCTCGCGCCCGTTCACCTTCCGGCTGGCGTAGACCGGCTGGACGAGGAGGCGGGCCGTCGAGATCTTCCGCTTGTCGATGCCCAGCGCCTCGGCCTCGGCGACCACCGCCGACACGGCCTTCGAGTTCTCCGCCAGGGCCTCCCCGGCGGTACGCGCCTCGGTCGCCACCCCGATGGTGAAGCGCACTACGTCCGGCACCGCCGTGACCTCGCCGCGCCCCGTGATCGTCAGGGAGGGCGAGACCGGCTCGGCGGCCTCGGCCGGTTGCACGCGGAGCGCGAGCACCCCGGTGAGCATCACGGCTGCGAGCGCGGTGGCCAGGCTGCCGGACCCTGAGAAAAAGCGCCGCCGCAGATACCGTAACGGCATCGCCGCAACCCCTTCCCGCTCGGCCCGACGACCCGCCCGGAGCCCGGCACAGTGAGCCGGCTCCGGTAAAAACGCGTTTTGTTTCATGCGGATACTCACTTCACTCCGCCGTGATGATCTTTTTACCATACGGCGGATCATGTCCATATCGTGGCGCGCTTGTCCCCGTTCCTCCGGGGTGCTAGTGACCGACCACCCAATCGCGCCGCAACCTTGACGGTGGAAGGCACGCGACGGGCCCGTAGCTCAACGGTTAGAGCTGGCCGCTCATAACGGTCTGGTTGCAGGTTCGAGTCCTGCCGGGCCCACCACGCACACGAGTATTCTCTGATGTGTCAATTCCAGATGGAGATTGCCGGAGCCGCGGTAACACGGCCAGGCAGGCGGTTAGAGCGGGTCTCCATGGGCCGCTGATCGGGGGAATGGATCGGCCCAATCCAAGCCAGTGTCTCGGATCGCGATTTGTTCTTTCCTGATCTGTGGGTCGCGTCCCAAGCAACTGTTCAGGTCAGCCAAGAAGAGGAATGGACCCTTGCTCCCGCACGGGCTCCAGACCCTCGGGGGAAGGGCTCCATCCCGCACTCTCAGCTTCTCACCGTTCAAACAGACACGGGCGAGCTGGTCGTAGAGGAAGTTCATGACCCAGACGTCGTTGGGACGGCATGCCGGCTTTCGGTCGTCCCGAAGCTTTGCCCTGACCCGCCGCTACGGCACCTTGTACCGGAGCTGAGGTTCCAACTCCCTGCAAAGCAGGTACGTTCTCTTGTGTTTCACCTGCCATCCCTCGCGCTGGAGCAGCACCTGGACGCCTGTAGCCGTACCGGACGCGCGTCGCACAGATCTCCCGGATGCGAGCCTTCGGACCGGCCCGACGCGAGCGGTAGTGGAAGGTAGACCTGTCGAGGGCGAGGATCCGGCAGGCTCGCTGGATCGACACGCCCCATACACCCCCGCACCGTGTCGACGAGCTTGCGCTTGCGACCAGGCCTCGGATTTTTCGGCGAACGAATCCTGCACCATTCCTTGTCGAGGGAGAGGTCGGCAACCAGCCTCTCCAGCTTGGCGTTCAAGACGAGCCCGTCAGTTGAACCCATCCTGGATGACATCCAGGCAGATCTGCCTGAAGCGCTGTCTCAACCATCGGTGGGCAGGATCGGCGTCCATGCGGGGATGCCAGATCAGCGAGATGGTCATCGGGTCGAGCGGGAACGGCAGGGCAAGGGTGGCCATGCCGTGCCGCAGGCTCGTCGTATGGCGCTCGGGCACCGTCGCGACGAGGTCGGACCCCCGGGCCATCATGAGCGCAGCCGAAAAACCCGAGACGACCACCGCGATGCGCCGCCTGTGACCGACCGCCGCCAGCGCGTCGTCGACCGGACCAGGCGGTGCGCCCGGGCGCCCCGCATGGACGTGACCGGCCGCCACATAGCCCGCAACGTCGATCGTCCCGGCGGCGAGCGGGTGACCCGCCCTGACCGCGCCAACGAAGCAATCCCTGAACAGCGCCTGCGCTTTGAGCTCCGGACCGAGCACGGGCCCCACGATCCCCGTCTCGAGATCGACCGTGCCCTCCCGGAGTGGCGTGCTGTCCCGCTCCGACTTCAAGACGAAGTCGAGGCGCAGACCCGGAGCCTCGTCGGCGAGCGCGGCGACGAGCGGGGCCCCGAACGTCTCCACGAAGCCGTCCCGGGTCCTGATCGTAAAGGCGCGCTCGATCGCCCGGGGATCGACCGGGCGTTCAGGTCGGAGCAAGTCTGCAGCGTCCTGCAGGAGGGGCGCGATGCGATCCCGCAGGGCGAGCGCGCGGGGTGTCGGGACGAGCCGGCGTCCGG is part of the Prosthecomicrobium sp. N25 genome and encodes:
- a CDS encoding LysR family transcriptional regulator; the protein is MPLPDLNLLVALDVLLATESVAVAAERLRLSPSAMSRTLARLRSATGDPLLVRAGRRLVPTPRALALRDRIAPLLQDAADLLRPERPVDPRAIERAFTIRTRDGFVETFGAPLVAALADEAPGLRLDFVLKSERDSTPLREGTVDLETGIVGPVLGPELKAQALFRDCFVGAVRAGHPLAAGTIDVAGYVAAGHVHAGRPGAPPGPVDDALAAVGHRRRIAVVVSGFSAALMMARGSDLVATVPERHTTSLRHGMATLALPFPLDPMTISLIWHPRMDADPAHRWLRQRFRQICLDVIQDGFN
- a CDS encoding SIMPL domain-containing protein → MPLRYLRRRFFSGSGSLATALAAVMLTGVLALRVQPAEAAEPVSPSLTITGRGEVTAVPDVVRFTIGVATEARTAGEALAENSKAVSAVVAEAEALGIDKRKISTARLLVQPVYASRKVNGREVQEVSGYAVTNALSLEISPVAKAGSVIDRLVGKGANTIDSIAFEVSDADARLDEARTSAVKAARARAELYAAAAGVRLGRVLEIRETSREMPMPRMRPMASKAAAPPIEAGEATLGAEVDVTFEILQGSSP